Proteins co-encoded in one Metabacillus sp. KUDC1714 genomic window:
- a CDS encoding SecY-interacting protein Syd, whose amino-acid sequence MEKYFQIRKDVADEGLDFLFKTPVTNEDDNSIIYEGEVDEDEYISWMPVEMNVSIDFKKLEEEFEITLHSSIIDYFNSYWFTDLDGFFKKHYIKLEPVLPNTEINSVRESIEGYKLNHGDRLKNIPIGIEGNGLLVVIENSSGRVHLEDFEKGSFDVVAENIQELIVNLRLKM is encoded by the coding sequence ATGGAAAAATATTTTCAGATCAGGAAAGACGTAGCTGATGAAGGTTTAGATTTTTTATTTAAAACACCAGTAACTAATGAAGATGATAATTCAATTATTTATGAAGGTGAAGTTGATGAGGACGAATATATCTCATGGATGCCTGTAGAAATGAATGTTTCTATAGATTTTAAAAAATTAGAAGAGGAATTTGAAATAACCTTGCATAGTTCAATAATAGATTATTTTAACTCGTATTGGTTTACTGACTTAGATGGATTTTTCAAAAAACATTATATTAAATTAGAACCTGTTCTACCGAATACTGAAATAAATTCCGTCAGAGAGTCAATAGAGGGATATAAATTAAATCATGGGGATAGGTTAAAGAATATACCTATTGGAATTGAGGGGAATGGGTTGTTGGTAGTTATTGAGAACAGTAGTGGAAGAGTTCACTTAGAAGATTTTGAAAAAGGTTCTTTCGATGTTGTTGCTGAAAATATACAGGAATTAATTGTAAACTTAAGATTAAAAATGTAA
- a CDS encoding tRNA-Val4 — translation MKYFFQFKKDPFDVYRIILPEEICLFSDFIEDITTETEAEEYIDDIENVLNGSYEDFEIQLNATSVLIKKDETEIEHFFRNEEPYIQKIETKEFKELLLVWKNKIKESVEN, via the coding sequence ATGAAATATTTTTTTCAATTTAAGAAGGATCCATTTGATGTATATAGAATAATATTACCGGAAGAAATTTGTCTTTTTTCAGATTTTATCGAAGATATTACTACTGAAACAGAGGCAGAAGAGTATATTGATGATATTGAAAATGTCTTAAATGGTTCTTATGAAGACTTTGAAATTCAACTAAATGCAACAAGCGTTCTTATAAAAAAAGATGAGACAGAGATTGAACACTTTTTTAGAAATGAAGAACCATATATTCAAAAAATAGAAACTAAAGAATTTAAAGAACTCTTATTAGTTTGGAAAAATAAAATTAAAGAAAGTGTTGAAAATTGA
- a CDS encoding SMI1/KNR4 family protein: MAEIFGSNHNLSLEQIVQFESENDVKLTELYKKFLLKWNGGKVKPNLFKISDEQGPSVLNVFYGIGDMYDNLTDFIDIMNERLPSEFIPIADDPAGNTVCLGTKDTYYDNIYFWDHEQESENPDDMSNMYFLANDINEFLGDLFYEDEE, from the coding sequence ATGGCGGAAATTTTTGGTTCAAATCATAATCTTTCATTAGAACAAATAGTACAATTCGAAAGTGAAAATGATGTTAAATTAACAGAGCTTTATAAGAAGTTTTTACTAAAATGGAATGGAGGAAAAGTAAAACCTAATTTATTTAAAATATCGGATGAACAAGGTCCAAGTGTATTAAATGTGTTTTATGGAATCGGTGATATGTACGATAATTTAACAGACTTTATAGATATAATGAATGAAAGATTACCAAGTGAATTTATTCCAATTGCAGATGATCCAGCTGGTAATACTGTATGCTTAGGAACAAAAGATACTTATTACGATAATATTTATTTTTGGGATCATGAGCAAGAATCAGAAAACCCTGATGATATGAGTAATATGTATTTTCTAGCAAATGATATCAATGAATTTTTGGGTGATTTATTTTATGAGGATGAAGAATAA